Proteins encoded in a region of the Pseudothermotoga elfii DSM 9442 = NBRC 107921 genome:
- a CDS encoding glycoside hydrolase family 38 N-terminal domain-containing protein gives MNHIICHTHWDREWFATSNITNSWLRELFERLFILIEKTPEYTFVLDGQTLIIEDLLENFPEFEKKLVAAIKSGNLIIGPVYSQIDFRIASEAAIIKNFEIGLKDMEKFGDLPKIAWMVDNFGFISQLSQLLRMYGIAAVFLWRGVGIENPTIEFVHESIDGSRVLCVFLIGGYRNLYGLSLTKDIAKKRLIHEIKKLEPFSLTKQIPLLDGYDLDLSPEDPFELLSRNGETVRSSPEIFLSHIDESLNIPVVRGEMLSGKYACVFPGTLSSRSYLKVEAYYIEKMLRYCDFLSIFGGESVEDLWRRYLKTLIHDNICGVAIDKVHENMEKTYRELYRDLKKFLLSKIGNYLGASNFKSGSYALCFSPHEYNNWYCDGRRCFFLKSKGVGFYRIEKVDRYRNDNTLVWKNDFYRAELKNNGIMKVNDFSVGYLELLKEAGDSYSSFTSPLDFSCSVKSIEIESAGLNHKIIKMKRKLRSRNAVIETEEKIVFDKTPLIKWSIVTTSKGKNYVLNFSIKMKNSGSEVFAKMPFEIVRREKETYEFIDEELLERLKHVLIAAREVGKVDEYPFQGFVSLSFPGRTVALMAKGLRSYRIDDSKLSVTLIRSVEWIAKKNVKGRIGDAGPLIYAPGAKCDRTTRFELAVCDVNVNVKSTEFMKWFNLFDDQPLKIELKNNSCCRNNKILFLSKLPWVCVKESKVFVYNPFDEIVEHILPGKISTVPLNPRKTAGEKNSVLVRFVDFPSFPSRAGKKTSSANMQKAIKDKINKINEEIKNVKTKLKNIEKNTKEYRFLLHRFFTLYRTMLELKLSLPLLKGRLPEKLVWKLNEVRSKKRISDYIVELMEEE, from the coding sequence TTGAATCACATTATCTGCCACACACACTGGGATAGGGAATGGTTTGCCACCTCGAATATCACGAATTCATGGTTGAGGGAACTTTTTGAAAGGCTCTTTATTCTCATCGAGAAAACCCCTGAATATACTTTTGTTCTTGATGGTCAGACACTCATAATCGAGGATTTGCTGGAGAATTTTCCTGAGTTTGAAAAAAAATTAGTTGCAGCGATTAAATCAGGAAATTTGATAATTGGTCCGGTGTATTCGCAGATAGATTTTCGAATAGCTTCAGAAGCAGCTATTATAAAAAATTTTGAGATTGGTTTGAAAGATATGGAGAAATTTGGAGATTTACCGAAAATTGCCTGGATGGTCGACAATTTTGGCTTTATTTCTCAACTTTCTCAATTGCTCAGAATGTATGGAATAGCAGCGGTTTTTTTGTGGAGAGGCGTTGGCATTGAGAATCCAACGATAGAATTTGTTCATGAATCTATTGATGGCTCGAGAGTTTTGTGTGTTTTCCTCATAGGAGGTTATAGAAATCTGTACGGACTTTCTTTGACGAAAGATATTGCAAAAAAGAGATTGATCCATGAAATAAAAAAGCTTGAACCATTTTCTTTAACGAAACAGATACCTCTACTTGATGGGTATGATCTTGATTTGTCTCCCGAAGATCCGTTTGAATTACTGAGCCGGAATGGTGAGACTGTGAGATCTTCTCCAGAAATCTTTTTGAGCCATATTGATGAATCATTGAACATACCTGTTGTGAGAGGTGAAATGTTAAGTGGTAAATATGCCTGTGTCTTTCCCGGGACATTGTCGAGTAGGAGTTATCTGAAAGTAGAAGCTTATTATATTGAGAAAATGCTCAGGTACTGTGACTTTCTCTCAATTTTCGGCGGCGAATCTGTAGAAGATTTGTGGAGAAGATATTTGAAAACACTCATACATGACAATATCTGTGGGGTTGCGATAGACAAAGTCCATGAGAACATGGAAAAAACCTATAGAGAACTCTATAGAGATCTTAAAAAGTTTCTTTTGAGTAAGATAGGCAATTATTTAGGTGCATCGAATTTCAAGAGTGGCTCTTATGCGTTGTGCTTTTCTCCGCATGAATATAATAACTGGTACTGTGATGGCAGAAGATGCTTTTTTCTGAAAAGCAAAGGAGTAGGTTTTTACAGAATAGAAAAAGTTGACCGCTACAGAAATGATAATACGCTTGTATGGAAAAACGATTTTTACAGGGCAGAATTGAAAAATAACGGTATTATGAAGGTAAATGACTTTAGTGTGGGATATCTGGAGCTGCTTAAGGAAGCAGGAGATAGTTATTCGAGTTTTACCAGCCCTCTTGATTTTTCATGCTCTGTTAAATCTATAGAAATTGAAAGTGCTGGATTGAACCACAAGATCATCAAAATGAAAAGGAAGCTAAGATCAAGAAATGCCGTAATAGAAACAGAAGAAAAGATAGTTTTTGACAAAACACCCTTAATCAAATGGAGTATAGTAACCACTTCAAAAGGAAAAAATTATGTGCTCAATTTTTCGATAAAGATGAAAAATAGCGGTTCAGAAGTGTTTGCCAAAATGCCATTTGAAATAGTCCGGCGTGAAAAGGAAACATATGAATTTATTGATGAAGAGCTTCTTGAAAGATTGAAGCATGTGTTGATTGCTGCCAGAGAAGTTGGAAAGGTTGATGAATACCCCTTTCAGGGTTTTGTATCACTTTCATTTCCCGGCAGAACTGTTGCGCTTATGGCTAAGGGATTAAGAAGTTACAGAATTGATGATTCAAAACTGTCCGTAACTTTGATCCGTTCTGTGGAGTGGATTGCAAAAAAGAATGTAAAAGGAAGGATTGGTGATGCCGGACCCCTCATATATGCTCCAGGTGCAAAATGTGATAGAACAACACGATTTGAGCTTGCTGTATGTGATGTGAATGTAAATGTTAAATCAACGGAGTTTATGAAATGGTTCAATTTGTTTGATGACCAGCCTTTAAAGATAGAGTTGAAGAATAACAGCTGTTGTAGAAATAATAAAATCCTTTTTTTGAGTAAATTACCGTGGGTTTGTGTAAAAGAAAGTAAAGTTTTTGTTTATAACCCTTTTGATGAGATTGTTGAACATATTCTTCCTGGAAAGATTTCAACAGTTCCTTTGAATCCGAGAAAAACTGCTGGGGAGAAAAATTCAGTATTAGTCAGATTTGTCGATTTTCCTTCTTTTCCTTCCAGGGCTGGTAAAAAGACCTCGTCTGCAAATATGCAGAAAGCGATTAAAGATAAAATAAACAAGATCAATGAAGAGATAAAAAATGTGAAAACCAAATTGAAAAACATAGAAAAAAACACAAAAGAATATCGCTTTTTACTGCACAGGTTTTTTACTCTGTACAGAACCATGCTGGAATTGAAATTATCTCTGCCTCTCCTTAAAGGGAGGCTTCCAGAGAAATTAGTCTGGAAGTTAAATGAAGTAAGATCGAAGAAAAGAATTTCTGACTACATAGTTGAACTTATGGAGGAGGAATGA
- a CDS encoding ABC transporter ATP-binding protein, translating to MARVVVQNVKKYFGNVKALDGIDISIEEGSFVVLLGPSGCGKTTLMRCISGLEKLTEGEILFDGKNITNLAPKDRNVAMVFQSYAVWPHMKVKENIAYPLKLKKVPKKEIEERVRWASDLLHISELLDRYPSQLSGGQRQRVAVARAIVHKPRVLLMDEPLSNLDALLRIKMRSELRKLHEQVKVTTIYVTHDQTEAMTMGDKIAVMNAGKIIQYGSPEEIYKAPRTLFVAGFVGSPQMNFLPMKVISHKDKFFAEGFGLQIPLKKDPGIESVIVGIRPEHISVEKRQDSIGFEASVYFVEKLMSETVIHLSVADDKKIVVKVPGDVSFKESQLVQVHLDLPFIHIFNPVTEERIEF from the coding sequence GTGGCAAGAGTGGTTGTACAAAATGTGAAGAAATATTTTGGTAATGTGAAAGCGCTTGATGGGATAGATATTTCCATAGAAGAGGGATCTTTCGTCGTCTTACTTGGACCTTCCGGGTGTGGAAAAACGACTTTAATGAGATGCATATCCGGTTTGGAGAAACTCACAGAGGGGGAAATTCTCTTTGATGGTAAAAACATTACGAATCTTGCACCGAAAGACAGAAATGTAGCTATGGTATTTCAAAGCTATGCTGTCTGGCCTCACATGAAAGTAAAAGAAAATATTGCATATCCTTTGAAATTGAAAAAAGTTCCCAAAAAGGAAATAGAAGAAAGAGTACGCTGGGCGTCTGATTTGTTGCATATTTCTGAACTCCTCGATAGGTATCCTTCTCAACTATCAGGTGGACAGAGGCAGAGAGTAGCTGTTGCGAGGGCTATTGTGCATAAACCAAGGGTACTTTTGATGGACGAACCTTTATCAAACCTTGATGCTCTTTTGAGAATAAAAATGAGAAGTGAACTCAGAAAACTTCATGAACAGGTCAAAGTTACAACTATTTATGTTACACACGACCAGACAGAAGCCATGACAATGGGGGATAAGATAGCTGTCATGAATGCTGGTAAGATCATACAGTACGGTTCACCTGAGGAAATATACAAAGCACCCAGGACACTTTTTGTAGCTGGTTTTGTTGGTTCCCCTCAGATGAATTTTTTACCCATGAAAGTTATTTCTCACAAAGATAAGTTTTTTGCAGAAGGATTTGGCCTTCAAATACCTCTGAAAAAAGATCCAGGAATTGAATCAGTAATTGTTGGTATAAGGCCAGAACATATCTCTGTTGAAAAAAGGCAAGATTCTATTGGATTTGAAGCAAGTGTTTATTTTGTAGAAAAGCTGATGTCCGAGACAGTGATACATCTGTCTGTAGCTGATGACAAAAAAATAGTAGTCAAGGTTCCCGGGGATGTGTCTTTTAAAGAATCACAATTGGTACAGGTTCATCTTGACCTTCCTTTTATTCACATTTTTAATCCTGTTACAGAGGAGAGAATTGAATTTTGA
- a CDS encoding carbohydrate ABC transporter permease, with amino-acid sequence MRKFFYVLAFAAICLWFIGPIFFVFLASLTPASEFYQMDRIFPEKLTFEHIYKLLVNLGGWRALLTSVQVALISIAVSFALGIPAGYAVTRYIFPGKNFIKLTMLFTRSIPLVVIAVSLVTIYLRFNLADTMIGVALAHAAMILPFVVLITSSIFSGVFVEYEEAGMIFGLSRFGAFLKITIPLALPGLAASAIFAFIMSWNEVFAASVLAITDRTLPAHILNTAMASPDYFKFAAGTIMAVPAMVFIFIIRKYLISMWGISLK; translated from the coding sequence ATGAGAAAATTCTTTTACGTGCTCGCCTTTGCGGCAATATGCCTGTGGTTTATTGGGCCAATCTTTTTTGTTTTTCTTGCTTCACTGACACCGGCGTCTGAGTTCTATCAAATGGATAGGATTTTTCCTGAGAAACTGACATTTGAACATATATACAAATTACTGGTGAACCTCGGAGGATGGAGGGCGTTGCTAACAAGTGTTCAAGTTGCGTTGATATCTATAGCTGTTTCTTTTGCCCTTGGTATCCCTGCTGGTTACGCGGTTACCCGATATATTTTTCCTGGAAAAAACTTCATAAAACTTACGATGCTCTTTACAAGATCTATACCACTTGTTGTTATTGCAGTTTCTCTTGTGACAATATATCTGAGATTCAATCTGGCAGATACAATGATAGGTGTCGCACTTGCTCATGCAGCCATGATACTTCCTTTCGTCGTTTTGATAACATCGAGTATATTTTCCGGTGTGTTTGTTGAATATGAAGAAGCTGGCATGATATTCGGTCTTTCAAGATTCGGAGCCTTTTTGAAAATAACAATTCCGCTTGCTTTGCCGGGCCTGGCAGCTTCTGCTATTTTTGCTTTTATAATGTCTTGGAATGAGGTTTTCGCAGCATCTGTACTGGCTATAACTGATAGAACTCTACCTGCTCATATATTGAACACGGCGATGGCGTCTCCAGATTATTTCAAATTTGCGGCCGGGACAATTATGGCTGTGCCTGCTATGGTTTTTATATTTATCATAAGAAAATATCTTATATCTATGTGGGGAATTTCTCTGAAATGA
- a CDS encoding carbohydrate ABC transporter permease, protein MRREGITPMLLILPALAYLAVFIGYPIFGTFQLAFTNEKGWLENFRYVFSSKDFQNAFLNTIILGLIIIPVQFVFAIMLALLVNKKWKGYQSLLYIIATPLALSDVTAALISYSIFAPNGYLNKILLKLNWIDRPLYFFGYLFKSREFLVVILTEVWRATPLVFVILLAGLQSINTEYLEAADIFGFSAWKKFIKITLPLLKPSIVSALLVRTLFAFQIFGVVWLLAGRDITVLAGETYYWYVFMNNRNIASTYALIIAVLTFVIGWFYIGTIRSKHLEEGVRS, encoded by the coding sequence GTGAGAAGAGAAGGTATAACCCCTATGTTACTTATCTTACCTGCTCTGGCGTATCTTGCAGTTTTCATTGGTTATCCTATATTTGGTACATTTCAATTAGCTTTTACTAATGAGAAAGGCTGGCTTGAGAATTTCAGGTATGTTTTTTCTTCAAAAGATTTTCAAAATGCTTTTTTGAACACTATTATTCTCGGGTTAATTATTATTCCTGTACAGTTTGTTTTTGCAATAATGCTGGCTTTGCTGGTAAATAAGAAGTGGAAAGGTTATCAATCGCTTTTGTATATAATAGCCACTCCATTAGCTCTCAGTGATGTTACCGCTGCATTGATAAGTTATTCTATATTCGCCCCAAATGGTTATTTGAATAAAATTCTTTTGAAGCTTAACTGGATAGATAGGCCTTTGTATTTCTTCGGGTATCTTTTCAAATCGAGGGAGTTTCTTGTTGTAATTTTGACGGAAGTTTGGAGAGCCACACCCCTCGTCTTTGTAATTTTGCTGGCGGGACTTCAATCTATAAATACTGAATATCTTGAAGCAGCAGATATCTTTGGCTTTTCGGCGTGGAAAAAATTCATCAAGATTACTTTACCATTGCTTAAACCATCGATTGTTTCAGCTCTTCTTGTGAGAACGCTTTTCGCTTTTCAAATATTTGGAGTTGTCTGGCTTCTGGCGGGAAGAGATATCACAGTACTTGCAGGAGAAACTTATTATTGGTATGTGTTTATGAATAACAGAAATATCGCAAGCACTTATGCTCTGATCATAGCTGTACTGACCTTTGTAATAGGATGGTTCTACATAGGCACCATTCGCTCAAAACATTTAGAAGAAGGTGTCAGATCATGA
- a CDS encoding ABC transporter substrate-binding protein, with protein MRRFLIVMILAALVVFSFAKVNFGSTQMTPAAEREFMIRKLGEFSKASGVDVEFLNFEYTDLLSRLEAEQKAGKPVLNLVADLQSGLYTMGANGLLADLSGVLLSGKTFVQTFEKYTYVGKEKVFIPWLQATYAMAINKKAFEYLPKGLTMEDVTNATEKWTYDALLQWAKNMQEKTRQPQLGFPLGPKGLWHRFLHGYIYPSYTGAQAVKFDSVKAIEMWNYLKELFKYVHPACTTWDNMDQPLLRNEVLIAWDHTARIKQAIVEKPNDFVVVPVPRGPMGRGYIIVLAGIAIPKNVDMTEPLKVLDFLTSPETQIAILENVGFFPVVQEAAGLIPEGALKVLAQGVVNQSAAKDSVVCFIPGLGAKGGEFSETYRLAFTRIVFNDEDPVKVIGELGEKIRQLFIEVDAPLPEPDASLF; from the coding sequence ATGAGGCGTTTTTTAATTGTGATGATTTTGGCAGCGCTTGTGGTTTTCAGTTTTGCAAAAGTTAACTTCGGTTCGACCCAGATGACACCGGCGGCAGAACGTGAATTTATGATCAGAAAACTTGGTGAATTTTCGAAAGCCTCTGGTGTGGATGTTGAATTTCTCAATTTCGAGTACACTGATTTGCTCAGCAGATTGGAGGCCGAACAAAAAGCAGGTAAACCCGTTTTGAATTTGGTGGCAGATTTGCAGAGCGGACTTTACACGATGGGCGCCAACGGATTGCTTGCCGATTTGTCGGGAGTTTTGCTGAGTGGAAAAACATTTGTTCAGACTTTCGAAAAGTACACTTACGTTGGAAAAGAAAAGGTATTTATACCATGGTTACAGGCAACCTATGCGATGGCAATCAACAAAAAAGCTTTCGAATATTTGCCGAAAGGATTGACAATGGAAGATGTGACAAATGCAACTGAAAAATGGACCTATGATGCTTTATTACAATGGGCAAAAAATATGCAAGAAAAAACCAGGCAACCTCAACTTGGATTTCCTCTTGGACCGAAAGGTTTATGGCACAGGTTTTTGCATGGTTATATATACCCATCTTACACAGGTGCTCAGGCTGTTAAATTTGATAGTGTGAAAGCTATTGAAATGTGGAATTACCTGAAGGAATTATTCAAATATGTGCATCCAGCCTGTACAACCTGGGATAACATGGATCAGCCCTTGCTCAGGAATGAAGTACTGATTGCCTGGGATCACACGGCAAGAATCAAACAAGCCATAGTTGAAAAACCTAACGATTTTGTTGTCGTACCTGTTCCAAGGGGTCCTATGGGCAGAGGGTATATTATTGTTCTCGCAGGTATAGCAATTCCAAAGAATGTCGACATGACAGAACCTTTAAAGGTTCTGGACTTTTTGACCAGCCCAGAAACACAGATAGCTATTTTAGAAAATGTTGGATTCTTCCCCGTTGTTCAAGAAGCAGCAGGTTTGATACCCGAAGGGGCTTTAAAGGTGCTTGCTCAGGGTGTTGTTAATCAATCTGCGGCGAAAGATTCTGTTGTTTGCTTCATACCAGGACTTGGAGCAAAAGGCGGAGAGTTCAGCGAAACCTACCGCCTGGCTTTCACCAGAATTGTTTTCAACGACGAAGATCCAGTAAAAGTGATAGGTGAACTTGGAGAGAAGATAAGACAGCTGTTTATAGAAGTTGATGCACCTCTGCCTGAACCAGATGCAAGCCTGTTTTGA
- a CDS encoding MurR/RpiR family transcriptional regulator — translation MTGDVQTIIKANQKQFTKKENELAQFVIDHPDEVIHMSITEIVDELRIGQGTVVRFCQKLGFSGFHPFKIALAKSLGRQEEASEGSKDMLAMVKEDHIKAIEETSKLLKLNEKVVYQCAEKISNCRRLYLLGVGASGVTALDAYYKFMRIGVDVKYMLDPHFQAMSLSGCNEKDCVVAFSQSGSTAVVVDMAQIAKQNKACVIAVTGYNKSPLTFYADFVLLTAVRENPFQSGAIRSKIAQLHVLEVLFEQTKLLLADKAKQNVDRTARSVEKWIY, via the coding sequence GTGACGGGTGATGTTCAGACAATCATCAAAGCCAATCAAAAACAGTTTACGAAAAAAGAGAATGAACTTGCGCAGTTTGTTATTGATCATCCTGATGAAGTAATCCACATGAGCATAACAGAAATTGTTGATGAACTTAGAATAGGCCAGGGAACAGTGGTGCGTTTTTGCCAGAAACTGGGTTTTTCCGGTTTTCATCCTTTTAAAATAGCACTTGCAAAAAGCTTGGGTCGTCAGGAAGAGGCTTCTGAGGGTTCAAAAGATATGCTGGCTATGGTAAAAGAAGATCACATCAAAGCGATAGAGGAAACCTCAAAGTTGTTGAAATTAAACGAGAAGGTCGTATATCAATGTGCTGAAAAGATATCAAATTGTAGAAGACTTTATCTACTTGGAGTTGGTGCTTCAGGTGTAACAGCCCTTGATGCATATTACAAATTTATGCGAATCGGGGTAGACGTGAAATATATGCTGGATCCACATTTTCAGGCTATGAGTTTATCTGGATGCAATGAAAAAGATTGCGTGGTAGCTTTTTCTCAGAGTGGTTCCACCGCAGTTGTAGTTGATATGGCCCAAATTGCAAAACAAAACAAAGCATGTGTGATTGCTGTTACAGGGTATAACAAATCACCTCTAACATTTTATGCAGATTTTGTTTTGTTGACAGCAGTCAGAGAAAATCCTTTTCAAAGCGGCGCTATAAGATCTAAAATAGCACAGCTCCATGTTCTGGAAGTGCTTTTTGAACAAACAAAATTGCTTCTTGCAGATAAAGCAAAACAAAATGTGGATCGCACAGCTCGTTCTGTAGAAAAGTGGATATATTAG
- a CDS encoding ROK family protein: MSPLLLGIDIGGTAIKGGIVEKSTIVWKTVELIEMKNPFETLVYVIGKLVEHADTRPEAIGIASAGRIDSEKGIVVYATSNLKNWSGLDLAQKINSRFHIPTFIINDARAAALAEAGSRNVSNMVLLTIGTGLGGGIVVDGKLIEGAHWQAGEIGHTILYPDGRRCNCGKKGCAEMYISMKVLHRYAKEKDRERLIEKFKQKDENTVIAVEKMCRDIAVLIDRIFLTIDPQVVAIGGGFCELGSNALEILRKCVEPYSSKSLYNTSQVDLSILGNDAGIIGAVIYAKDRISRS; the protein is encoded by the coding sequence ATGAGTCCATTGTTACTTGGTATAGATATTGGAGGAACAGCGATAAAAGGTGGCATAGTTGAAAAAAGTACTATTGTTTGGAAAACAGTCGAATTAATTGAAATGAAAAATCCCTTTGAAACACTTGTCTATGTAATTGGAAAACTGGTAGAACATGCGGATACCAGACCAGAAGCAATCGGGATTGCAAGCGCTGGCAGGATAGATTCAGAAAAAGGAATAGTTGTCTATGCTACTTCAAATTTGAAAAACTGGTCTGGTCTGGATTTGGCTCAGAAAATAAATAGCAGATTTCATATTCCAACTTTCATCATCAACGATGCTCGTGCGGCGGCTTTGGCTGAAGCAGGGAGTAGAAATGTGTCTAATATGGTTTTGTTGACAATTGGCACAGGATTGGGTGGAGGAATAGTGGTTGATGGAAAATTGATTGAAGGAGCGCACTGGCAAGCTGGAGAAATAGGACATACGATACTTTATCCAGATGGCAGGCGCTGCAACTGCGGGAAAAAAGGTTGTGCCGAAATGTATATATCGATGAAAGTTTTGCACAGGTATGCAAAAGAGAAAGATAGGGAAAGACTAATAGAGAAATTCAAACAAAAAGATGAAAATACAGTTATAGCTGTGGAAAAGATGTGTAGGGATATAGCTGTATTGATTGATAGAATTTTTCTCACAATCGATCCGCAAGTTGTTGCAATTGGCGGTGGCTTTTGCGAATTAGGATCAAATGCACTTGAGATACTCAGAAAATGTGTGGAGCCATATTCTTCTAAATCCTTGTATAATACCTCACAGGTAGATTTATCGATTCTTGGAAATGACGCGGGTATAATTGGTGCAGTTATCTATGCTAAAGACAGGATTTCGAGGAGCTGA
- a CDS encoding DUF4127 family protein — MRIIFLPVDNRFCTKDYFMLLSKAFNFDVLCPEDLGCKKIPADTEYISHWLLANAREGDLLILSLDMLLHGGLVPSRIDRLQIETLLGKLEILEKLKKIGTKIYASRSITRIPTYNSDEEEPDYWMYYGEKLYRYSLSLSNGDKRNFSDIPGWVIEDFLWRRKRNLSVSKEIINLVKNGVIDYLSLMMDDNSEGSLVAKEAKELNDFVERSGLSKKVSIRNGTDEISLVLLSRALCDHFDIRPRFTVKYTFPDCKNLIPPYESSPLEASVQSHISGSGGVLSDSEADILLYVNNFNEYEKIREAPFQEKTRSTISNQTFDMQKVLGLADVRFANGSDRAFVENLLDMKIDWTRACYYGWNTAGNTIGSTCAHTIFLYLSHKKLININEDEIKRYQAILILEHYGYQSDIRQRLVEFVRQKNSCSYFLPDENWAVNFVEREIQEYVEKLNKVFKRSWKASVYFPWHRTFEIGIVLNETR, encoded by the coding sequence ATGCGCATAATTTTTCTTCCTGTTGATAACAGGTTTTGCACCAAGGATTACTTTATGCTGCTTTCTAAGGCTTTCAATTTTGACGTTCTTTGTCCAGAGGATTTAGGGTGTAAAAAAATACCGGCAGATACGGAATATATATCTCATTGGCTTTTGGCGAATGCCAGAGAAGGCGATCTATTAATATTGTCACTGGATATGTTGCTACACGGTGGGCTTGTTCCTTCAAGAATAGATAGGTTGCAGATAGAAACTTTGCTTGGAAAACTTGAGATTCTTGAAAAGCTCAAGAAAATAGGAACGAAAATATATGCCTCCAGATCTATTACACGCATACCAACATACAATTCTGATGAGGAAGAACCTGATTACTGGATGTATTATGGCGAAAAATTGTACAGATATTCACTTTCTCTCTCCAATGGAGATAAAAGAAATTTTTCAGATATACCAGGGTGGGTAATTGAGGATTTTCTGTGGAGAAGAAAGAGAAATTTATCGGTAAGTAAAGAGATTATAAATCTTGTCAAGAATGGGGTTATAGATTATTTAAGCCTCATGATGGATGATAATTCAGAAGGTAGTTTGGTTGCTAAAGAGGCAAAGGAATTGAATGATTTTGTTGAAAGATCCGGTTTATCAAAAAAGGTCTCAATTAGAAATGGAACTGATGAAATTTCCCTTGTTCTTCTCTCAAGAGCTCTGTGTGATCACTTTGATATTAGACCTCGTTTTACTGTCAAATACACATTCCCAGATTGTAAAAATCTCATTCCTCCTTATGAAAGTTCACCCTTAGAGGCGTCTGTTCAAAGTCATATAAGTGGTTCGGGAGGGGTTTTGAGCGATTCAGAGGCTGATATATTACTGTATGTGAATAATTTTAATGAGTATGAAAAAATCAGAGAGGCTCCTTTTCAGGAAAAAACGAGATCGACGATTAGTAACCAAACCTTTGATATGCAAAAGGTTTTAGGACTGGCAGATGTTAGATTTGCAAATGGTTCTGACAGAGCTTTTGTCGAAAATCTCTTAGATATGAAAATTGACTGGACCAGAGCATGTTATTATGGGTGGAACACGGCGGGAAATACAATAGGATCTACATGTGCGCATACTATTTTTTTGTATCTTTCGCATAAGAAATTAATCAATATAAATGAAGATGAGATCAAGAGATATCAAGCTATATTGATTTTGGAACACTATGGATATCAGTCAGATATTAGGCAACGCTTGGTTGAATTTGTTCGCCAGAAAAATAGTTGCTCCTATTTTCTTCCCGATGAAAACTGGGCCGTTAATTTTGTCGAACGAGAAATTCAGGAATATGTTGAAAAATTGAATAAAGTTTTTAAGCGCTCATGGAAAGCATCTGTATATTTTCCGTGGCATAGAACATTTGAGATAGGCATTGTTTTAAATGAAACCAGGTGA